A stretch of DNA from Vanrija pseudolonga chromosome 6, complete sequence:
cgactcgcccgccgccttcgACAGCTACTTTGACGACGGGGCAGGCATCTGGCTAGCCGAGAAGGATGGCAGCGAAGTGGTCGGGTGCATCATCCTGCGTCCCTTGCCCTCTGTCTCGCCGACAGCATGCGAAGTCAAGCGGCTGTACGTGAcccccgcggcgcgcgggctgcGCGTGGCCGACAAGCTGCTCGCCACGCTGCACGCGTACGCGAAAACACGGGGCTACGACACGGCCTACCTCGACACCAAGGACGACTTGACCGCCGCCATCCGGTTCTACCAGCGCCAGGGGTACGAAGAGTGCCCGCGCTACAACGATAACCCCCAAGCGACAATGTTTATGCTCAAGCGGCTGGAGtagggtggggagggggaggaggggtggggcAGGGGAGGCGTGCTAGTGCGGGCAATGGAGGCGAGAAGTTGTGCTGCTTGGTGTGCttgcggcgccgagacgcagATGACACCTCAGCCAGCGGTcagcgctgccgccgagcgagcgagctggcTTCCCCAGCCGAGCCAACAACTCAGCGCGCTCTGCACGTCTAGCCCGCACGACTCGCCCGCGCTATCCCCCTCCCATCCCCGTA
This window harbors:
- the SPBC1271.07c gene encoding putative N-acetyltransferasec — encoded protein: MTNATTVTSDASPVKIYRATPADRAKAWAIVDEYNEAIGVIVRDSPAAFDSYFDDGAGIWLAEKDGSEVVGCIILRPLPSVSPTACEVKRLYVTPAARGLRVADKLLATLHAYAKTRGYDTAYLDTKDDLTAAIRFYQRQGYEECPRYNDNPQATMFMLKRLE